The following proteins are co-located in the Clostridiales bacterium genome:
- a CDS encoding RNA polymerase sigma factor translates to MNESELIIGIQNGDADSFSRIFDRYKARAVKTAYLITGNQATAEDVAQEAFVKCYLEIRGLKDPERFKTWFYRLLVRTAWRHSKLENRNIPVSDLPEKGDWNREISSEQMYLQQEMSELLYRQIQRLDEKKRTAVMLYYYGELSTKEIAEVMGCLEGTVKSRLYFARKILKNNLERLNVKGEEYYGKAGYESGH, encoded by the coding sequence ATGAATGAATCCGAACTGATTATAGGGATCCAGAACGGCGACGCGGACTCTTTCAGCAGAATCTTCGATCGTTATAAAGCCAGAGCGGTGAAAACTGCGTACCTGATTACCGGAAATCAGGCGACGGCAGAGGATGTGGCACAGGAAGCATTTGTTAAATGCTATTTGGAAATCCGGGGGCTAAAAGACCCGGAACGTTTCAAAACATGGTTTTACAGACTCTTGGTCCGCACCGCATGGCGACATTCCAAATTGGAGAATAGAAACATTCCCGTTTCTGATCTGCCGGAGAAAGGGGATTGGAACCGGGAAATCAGTAGTGAGCAGATGTATCTGCAGCAGGAAATGTCTGAACTGCTTTACCGCCAGATCCAGCGTCTGGATGAAAAGAAACGGACAGCAGTGATGCTTTATTATTACGGTGAGTTGAGCACGAAAGAGATTGCGGAAGTCATGGGGTGTCTGGAAGGCACTGTAAAATCCAGACTGTATTTTGCCCGCAAGATATTAAAAAATAATCTGGAGCGCTTAAACGTGAAAGGGGAGGAGTATTATGGGAAAGCCGGCTACGAATCCGGTCATTGA
- a CDS encoding sigma-70 family RNA polymerase sigma factor, protein MKITEKNFIEQLNRKNEKALDYVLLEYGWIIQTVTRKHLHNLPELQKECVNDVLLAVWEHIESYDSKRSTFKNWLAGVSRFKALDSMRRHLRYSCEESLETTEAFTGVQTDAPFLERELSEETTALLSCLNPSDQTLFIRLFFQEETVQTVAADMGIRTSALYNRISRGRRKIQREYLQNRKERIE, encoded by the coding sequence ATGAAAATAACAGAAAAGAATTTTATTGAGCAATTAAATAGAAAAAATGAAAAAGCCCTTGATTACGTATTATTGGAATACGGCTGGATCATCCAGACCGTCACCAGAAAACACCTGCACAATTTGCCTGAGCTTCAAAAGGAATGCGTCAACGATGTTCTCCTTGCTGTATGGGAACACATCGAAAGCTATGACAGCAAGCGAAGCACCTTTAAAAACTGGCTTGCCGGGGTATCCCGTTTCAAAGCACTGGACTCCATGAGAAGGCATCTCCGCTACTCCTGCGAGGAGTCACTGGAGACAACGGAAGCATTTACCGGTGTTCAAACGGATGCCCCATTCCTGGAGCGAGAACTATCGGAGGAGACAACAGCACTTCTTTCTTGCTTAAATCCATCCGATCAAACTCTTTTTATCCGACTCTTTTTTCAGGAAGAGACGGTTCAAACGGTCGCTGCCGATATGGGGATTCGCACGTCTGCACTCTACAACCGTATTTCAAGGGGAAGAAGAAAAATTCAAAGGGAGTATTTACAAAATAGAAAGGAACGAATCGAATGA
- a CDS encoding DUF4179 domain-containing protein, whose amino-acid sequence MNQIYSMLNDIKTDPDSYEREELSEVDQKRILKDLKASGRLDNGCTQPEAAKIRSRFHQSGTNEIGSHLQQSGTGKASRSSFLKAGTGKLASAAICGFIAAIMIGGIAYADEIQAAAKSASWQIASYLGIEKELDDYVTVVSTSRSSKGYTVTLNEVILDHDELLVSSTVQSGEKMDDGLHASANIYINGKRASESAGGSLRKIDEQTLESVISYKLNEQYTADPLDFEIKYDFTSPEGKEINGNWDFRFKASGTALAADTIHIPLQVSYRLPNGELIQLTEFTSNSIGSKIYFQSVEPSKEEGRSYDMNLEGTDQMGNKVIFYLSYRNQERGAFKLSEPLLDSAEVLSLQPYAVAFPEKSGRLSNDFKPVGESFDLSLDR is encoded by the coding sequence ATGAATCAGATATATTCCATGTTGAACGATATCAAAACAGATCCCGATTCCTATGAAAGAGAAGAATTATCCGAGGTAGACCAGAAACGCATATTGAAGGATCTTAAAGCTTCCGGCAGATTAGACAATGGTTGTACACAGCCGGAAGCCGCCAAAATCAGAAGTCGATTCCACCAATCCGGTACCAACGAAATCGGTAGCCATCTCCAACAGTCCGGCACCGGTAAAGCAAGTCGAAGCAGCTTTCTGAAAGCTGGAACCGGCAAGCTAGCCTCAGCAGCAATCTGCGGATTCATTGCAGCAATTATGATCGGAGGAATCGCCTATGCGGATGAGATTCAAGCCGCTGCGAAGAGTGCAAGCTGGCAGATCGCCAGTTATCTCGGCATCGAAAAAGAGCTTGACGACTATGTTACTGTTGTGAGTACCTCCCGCAGCAGTAAAGGTTATACAGTTACACTGAACGAAGTAATTCTTGACCATGATGAGCTCCTCGTGTCTTCCACCGTACAATCGGGTGAAAAAATGGATGATGGCCTGCACGCATCCGCCAACATTTACATCAATGGCAAAAGAGCGTCGGAATCCGCCGGGGGATCACTCAGAAAGATTGACGAACAAACTTTGGAATCAGTGATCAGTTATAAGCTGAACGAGCAGTATACTGCTGATCCACTTGATTTTGAAATCAAATATGATTTCACCAGCCCTGAAGGGAAAGAAATCAATGGGAACTGGGATTTTCGTTTCAAAGCAAGCGGTACAGCGTTGGCAGCCGACACCATTCATATTCCGCTGCAGGTCTCCTATAGACTACCCAATGGAGAATTGATCCAGCTTACGGAATTCACAAGCAATAGTATCGGAAGCAAGATCTATTTCCAATCAGTGGAACCATCCAAAGAGGAAGGACGCTCTTATGACATGAATCTGGAAGGTACCGATCAGATGGGCAACAAAGTTATCTTCTATCTGAGCTACAGAAATCAAGAGAGAGGTGCCTTCAAGCTATCCGAGCCTCTTTTAGATTCAGCTGAGGTACTATCGCTGCAGCCTTATGCGGTGGCATTTCCGGAAAAGAGCGGCCGGTTGAGCAATGATTTCAAACCCGTTGGGGAGTCATTTGATCTGAGCTTGGATCGGTAA
- a CDS encoding DMT family transporter, with amino-acid sequence MKRKSTVFYGSLLLLECFIWGVGNPIMKIGLEVVPPLFCLAVRYLLAFLLLLPFFAKRLKANMTRKQIIPYLIISACTAAAFITSAFSLIYTTATNAGFLMSTAVLFTPFLSYFVLKSKLDKKHALPIAIVIVGLYLLCSGDGRFTFGLGEFFGILCAIAGACMLVFSSKYLQDNDPFTVTVMQTGFTGLFCVIFALIFEDIPSLGSIPMIGWGVIIYLAVGCTCIAYLLQNIALRKVPATYVAMSFCSEPIFTAAASYFLLREVLSMKGVIGAGLIMTSIIMASLMPEDIPEKQIHQLSDKVNEPAVPIRSSL; translated from the coding sequence ATGAAAAGAAAAAGTACAGTGTTTTACGGTTCACTCCTTTTACTGGAGTGTTTTATTTGGGGTGTAGGCAATCCCATTATGAAAATAGGTTTGGAGGTTGTTCCTCCGTTGTTTTGTCTGGCAGTACGATATTTACTTGCTTTCTTATTGCTTCTGCCCTTTTTCGCTAAGAGACTGAAAGCGAATATGACCAGAAAGCAGATCATTCCCTATTTAATCATCTCAGCCTGTACCGCTGCAGCCTTTATAACGAGCGCGTTTTCATTGATCTATACGACTGCAACCAACGCAGGGTTTTTGATGTCCACTGCAGTACTCTTTACTCCGTTTCTATCATATTTTGTATTGAAATCGAAACTGGATAAAAAACATGCATTGCCTATTGCAATTGTTATCGTAGGATTATATCTGCTTTGCAGCGGTGACGGAAGATTCACTTTCGGTTTAGGTGAGTTCTTTGGGATCTTGTGTGCAATCGCTGGTGCTTGTATGTTGGTCTTTAGTTCCAAGTATCTTCAGGATAATGATCCTTTTACGGTCACGGTTATGCAAACCGGATTCACCGGGCTTTTTTGTGTGATCTTTGCATTGATTTTTGAAGACATTCCAAGTCTGGGAAGCATCCCGATGATCGGATGGGGTGTCATCATATATTTGGCGGTGGGCTGTACCTGCATTGCGTATCTTTTGCAAAATATAGCCTTAAGAAAGGTCCCGGCAACCTATGTCGCTATGTCTTTCTGTTCAGAACCGATTTTCACTGCCGCAGCATCTTACTTTCTCTTGAGAGAGGTACTGTCGATGAAAGGTGTTATTGGGGCAGGACTTATTATGACGAGTATCATTATGGCATCATTGATGCCTGAAGATATTCCAGAAAAACAGATTCATCAGTTAAGCGATAAAGTGAATGAACCTGCTGTACCCATCAGGTCATCTCTTTAG
- a CDS encoding LysR family transcriptional regulator: MNNQKYEAFIKTAELGSFKKAAEALGYTQAGISYILNTLENELDVPLFIRDYGGARLTSDGEQLLPWIRDVCNSERRLQVKLNELKSLESGTIRVAAFTSVSIHWLPGMIQTFLKDHPKVEFDLRWSDDIDELERLIRRGDVDCGFLILPCKSNLEVIHLKSDPFLVILPVNHPLAKEPFYPISSLSEYPYIELKEGVYSEMNEVFSRHGIKPDVFMTAENDHAVMALVSKGFGFSIFPELSLRGPTFPLVHKELEVQAYRELAIAIRSKETASAATLDFISSVEQWVRDFYHREPTL, translated from the coding sequence ATGAACAATCAAAAGTATGAAGCCTTTATTAAAACCGCTGAGCTGGGGAGCTTTAAAAAGGCTGCTGAAGCCCTCGGGTATACCCAAGCTGGGATTAGCTATATCTTGAATACACTTGAGAATGAGTTAGATGTCCCCCTATTCATCCGAGATTACGGAGGCGCGCGGCTAACTTCGGACGGAGAGCAGCTTCTCCCCTGGATTCGTGACGTCTGTAACAGCGAGCGCAGATTGCAGGTGAAACTCAATGAACTGAAAAGCCTTGAATCCGGCACCATTCGTGTTGCAGCCTTTACAAGCGTCTCCATTCACTGGCTTCCGGGAATGATCCAAACTTTTTTGAAGGATCATCCAAAGGTAGAGTTCGATTTGCGCTGGTCAGATGATATTGATGAACTGGAGCGGCTGATTCGCAGAGGCGATGTAGACTGCGGCTTTCTCATTCTGCCATGTAAAAGCAACCTGGAAGTGATCCATTTGAAAAGTGATCCATTTCTGGTGATCCTTCCGGTAAATCATCCGCTGGCCAAGGAACCCTTTTATCCGATCTCCTCTCTTTCCGAATACCCATATATCGAGCTGAAAGAGGGTGTCTACTCCGAAATGAATGAAGTGTTTTCCCGCCATGGAATCAAGCCGGATGTTTTCATGACTGCTGAAAATGATCATGCTGTCATGGCTCTGGTAAGCAAAGGCTTCGGCTTCAGCATCTTTCCGGAGCTGAGCCTCCGAGGACCAACCTTTCCCCTGGTTCATAAAGAGCTTGAGGTTCAGGCCTACCGCGAACTTGCCATCGCCATTCGCTCCAAAGAAACTGCTTCTGCTGCCACGTTGGACTTCATCAGCTCAGTGGAGCAATGGGT